The Candidatus Dadabacteria bacterium sequence ATAACCTCGATATGCTTGTCGTTAATCTTCACACCCTGAAGTCTGTAGACTTCCTGAATTTCGTTAACCATGTAGTTGGCGAGTTCTTTTTCTCCCATGATATTCAGAATGTCATGGGGATTAACCGCACCGTCGACAAGCTGGTCACCGGAAGAGACGAATTCCCCTTCCCTGACCAAGATATGTTTTCCCCTGGGAACAGTATATTCTTTAGGCTCTCCCATCTCCGGAGTTACCACAACCCTCTTCTTCCCCTTTAGATCTTTCCCGTAAGATATAAGTCCGTCGATTTCGCTTACAACGGCCGGATCTTTGGGCACTCTGGCTTCAAAAAGCTCGGCAACCCTGGGAAGACCTCCGGTGATGTCTTTTGTCTTCGAGGTCGCTCTCGGAATCTTGGCAAGCACATCCCCCGCCTCTATGCTATCTTTGTCGCCGACTTCTATTATAGCGCCTACGGGAAGCGAGTAAGGCACCTTCTTATCTTTCGGCAAGGAATCGATTTCCAGAGATTCCAAATCCTCTGTTCTCACCTCGACATCCAGAGTGGGATGCATTTCCAGATCCTTGGTCTCAACCACCACCCTCATGAGAACACCCGTGACTTCATCGACCTGTTCCTTGTACGTAACTCCGGCTTCAAGGTCCCTGAACTTTACAGCACCCGGAACTTCTGAAATTATTGGGGTCGTGTAAGGGTCCCATTCAGCGAGTATTTTTCCTTTCTTTACTTTGTCCCCTTCCTTGACGTTAAGCCTGGCCCCGAGCACAACGGGATATTTTTCCCTTTCATATCCCTTGCTGTCCTCAATTGAAAGGACGCCGCTTCTGCTGATAACAACCAATTTGTTACCACGTCCCTTGACGGCTTTTATGTTCTTAAATCTGACTATCCCCTCGTGCTGATTCTCAAGGGTGCTCTCGGCTGCTCTCTGGCTCGCGGCACCACCTATATGAAACGTTCTCATGGTAAGCTGAGTTCCGGGTTCCCCGATTGACTGGGCCGCGACAATACCTATGGCTTCGCCCATGTTCACAAGTTTTCCAGTGGAAAGGTTCCTTCCATAGCAGAGTCTGCAGACACCGCTTCTGGTTTCACAGGTAAGAACAGAACGGATGCTCACCTCGCTTATGCCCGCTTCATCCATCTTAGCAACCGCGGTCTCATCAACTTCCTCGTTTGCGTGAACAATGACCTCTCCGGTCTGGGGATCTTCTATATCTTCAAGCACCACCCTTCCAAGCACCCTCTCCCCTACTTTTTCAATTATTTCTCCACCTTCCACCAGATCACTGACTTTAATTCCCTCTATGGTGCCGCAGTCAAGTTCGGCAATCATTACATCCTGGGCGGCATCAATCAGCCTTCGCGTCAGGTAACCGGCATTTGCTGTTTTTAGTGCCGTATCCGCAAGTCCCTTCCTCGCACCATGGGTAGAAATAAAATACTGGAGCACTGATAGCCCCTCACGGAAATTGGATGTGATAGGAGTTTCTATTATTTCTCCCGAAGGCTTCGCCATAAGCCCCCTCATACCCGCAAGCTGCCTTACCTGCGTCTGGCTCCCTCTCGCCCCAGAATCAATCATCATATATATTGGGTTCGAACTCGGTCCCGCAACTGTAGTGTTTTTGCCCGTCTGGACTTCCTCTGAAGAGATCTTTCTCATCATTGCCTGAGCGACTTCATCGCTTGTTTTTGCCCAAATATCTATTACCTTGTTGTACCTCTCTCCGTCGGTTATAAGCCCCTGGGAATACTGGCTCTGCACTTTCATAACTTCCTCTTGGGCATTTTCCAACAGATCCTTCTTTGATTCAGGAATAATCATGTCCGTGATCGAAATAGAAGCTCCGGACTTTGTCGAATACTTGAATCCTAGAGTCCTCAGGCTGTCAGCCAGCAAAACCGTGCTTTTGCCGCCGGTTTTCCTGAAACACTCATCCACAAGGGCTTCTATAGCTCTTTTAGTCATTGGCTTGTTGATAAGTTCAAAGGAAACACCTTCGGGAACAACCTCGTACATCAACACTCTTCCGACTGTCGTCAGATGACTCTTCCCGTCAATCCTCACTGTTACGCTATCATGCAAACCGATCTTCCCCAGTTCATACGCAAAAACCACCTCACGCACTGAAGAAACACGGCCCGGCTCGGAACTTTTATCTGAAGCCGTATCCCTTGTGAGGTAGTAAAGCCCCAGAACTATATCCTGAGTGGGAAGTATTATCGGCTTTCCGTGCGCGGGAGAAAGAATATTGTTCGTCGACATAACAAGCGAGCGGCATTCGGTCTGGGCCTCAATTGAGAGCGGAACATGAACCGCCATCTGGTCGCCGTCAAAATCCGCGTTGTAGGCAGGGCATACAAGAGGATGAAGCTGAATGGCTTTATCTTCAATAAGCACCGGTTCGAAAGCCTGTATGCTAAGACGATGAAGAGTCGGGGCCCTGTTAAGAAGTACCGGATGCTCTTTTATCACTTCGTCAAGAGCGTCCCACACCACCGGAGCTTCGCTGTCAAGCAGCTTCTTCGCTATCTTTATCGTTGCCGCCTCACCCCATCTTTCAAGCTTCTGGTAAATAAAGGGCCTG is a genomic window containing:
- the rpoC gene encoding DNA-directed RNA polymerase subunit beta', whose product is MDIDTLFEKPKNPSDYSTIKISIASPEKIRSWSNGEIKKPETINYRTFKPERNGLFCAKIFGPVKDYECTCGKYKRLKHRGVTCEKCGVEVISSKVRRERMGHIELASPVAHIWLLRSIPSRIGMLLDMTLKDLERVLYFEAYIVMDPGISDLKFAQVITEDEYRAERERFGSEFVVGMGAESVREMLKTIDLNELSQELRTSMKETKSPIKKARIAKRLRICEAFRKSKNRPEWMILTTIPVLPPDLRPLVPLDGGRFAASDLNDLYRRVINRNNRLRKLLELGAPDIIVRNEKRMLQESVDALLENGRRGRPVLGHNHRPLKSLSDIIKGKQGRFRQNLLGKRVDYSGRSVITVGPDLRLHQCGIPKQMALELFRPFIYQKLERWGEAATIKIAKKLLDSEAPVVWDALDEVIKEHPVLLNRAPTLHRLSIQAFEPVLIEDKAIQLHPLVCPAYNADFDGDQMAVHVPLSIEAQTECRSLVMSTNNILSPAHGKPIILPTQDIVLGLYYLTRDTASDKSSEPGRVSSVREVVFAYELGKIGLHDSVTVRIDGKSHLTTVGRVLMYEVVPEGVSFELINKPMTKRAIEALVDECFRKTGGKSTVLLADSLRTLGFKYSTKSGASISITDMIIPESKKDLLENAQEEVMKVQSQYSQGLITDGERYNKVIDIWAKTSDEVAQAMMRKISSEEVQTGKNTTVAGPSSNPIYMMIDSGARGSQTQVRQLAGMRGLMAKPSGEIIETPITSNFREGLSVLQYFISTHGARKGLADTALKTANAGYLTRRLIDAAQDVMIAELDCGTIEGIKVSDLVEGGEIIEKVGERVLGRVVLEDIEDPQTGEVIVHANEEVDETAVAKMDEAGISEVSIRSVLTCETRSGVCRLCYGRNLSTGKLVNMGEAIGIVAAQSIGEPGTQLTMRTFHIGGAASQRAAESTLENQHEGIVRFKNIKAVKGRGNKLVVISRSGVLSIEDSKGYEREKYPVVLGARLNVKEGDKVKKGKILAEWDPYTTPIISEVPGAVKFRDLEAGVTYKEQVDEVTGVLMRVVVETKDLEMHPTLDVEVRTEDLESLEIDSLPKDKKVPYSLPVGAIIEVGDKDSIEAGDVLAKIPRATSKTKDITGGLPRVAELFEARVPKDPAVVSEIDGLISYGKDLKGKKRVVVTPEMGEPKEYTVPRGKHILVREGEFVSSGDQLVDGAVNPHDILNIMGEKELANYMVNEIQEVYRLQGVKINDKHIEVIVKQMLKRVKIKDPGDTTMLVGEAIEKNVFFEENEKVVEEGGTPAAAEPLLLGITRASLSTRSWLSAASFQETTRVLTEASCEGREDDLRGLKENVIVGRLIPAGTGLPMYRDISIETEAPEIPVPVPEVEEKSEDVLLES